The genomic segment AGTTCATCAAAGACCAATGGCACATTAAAACCACTCAAGGCTCGGTCAAGAGCCATGCTCTGGTATGGGCGACGGGTGGTTTGCCTGTGCCTAAAATTGGTGCTAGCGATAGAGCCCTTCGCTTTGCTCAGCAGTGGGGGCAGGAGGTTGTCACGCCAAGGCCTGCTTTAGTTCCCCTTTCTTTGACTGATCAGTCGGAGAGTTCGTTCACTCAACTCTCAGGATTAAGCGTACCCGTTAGCATCGCCGCAGGCCGACCCGAGGAACATTATGGGGTGGCTCGGTTTAATGAAGACTTGTTATTCACCCATCGAGGGTTATCAGGCCCGGCTGTATTGCAAGCCAGCAGCTATTGGCGTGAGAATGAACTGCTTGAGGTGTCATTTTTAGAGGAGCATCACTGGCAGGAAATGATGGAGTCGGCAGGAGGCAAATGGGTAGAGAACGTCTTAGCGCAATATCTGCCGCAACGCTTAGCAAAACATTTAACCAGCCTATGTCAACTAGAGCAACGTCGCTTTGCTGAATTAACTCGCACAGAGCGCAGTTCATTGAAAGAGCTGCTGTTACATATGATCTTCCACCCCAAGGCCACCCTGGGATGGAATAAAGCTGAGGTGATGCTTGGGGGGGTTAATACCCATCAGATGGATAGTAAAACCATGGCCTCCACGGTAATTCCTCAATGTTATTTTATTGGAGAATGCGTGGACGTGACAGGTCATTTAGGCGGACATAACTTCCAATGGGCTTGGTCAAGCGCTTATGCTTGCGCTCAGTCACTTAAGTGAGAGCGCCGTTCGATAAACTCAATCTTGTAACCATCCGGGTCTTCCACAAAGGCAATCACGGTAGAACCATGTTTCATGGGCCCTGCCTCACGAACAACCTTACCGCCACGAGCGCGAACTTTGTTACAGGTTTCCTCGGCGTTTTCCACCTCCAAGGCGATGTGGCCGTAGCCGTTACCGAGATCATAAAAGTGGGTATCCCAGTTATAGGTGAGTTCAATGACTGCGCCCTCTGATTCAGGCTGATAGCCCATGAAAACCAAGGTGAACTTCCCTTCAGGGTAATCCCGGCGGCGTAACTCTTGCATGCCTAATACATCGCGATAGAAGGCAATGGATTGTTCTAGATGTCCTACTCGTAGCATGGTATGTAAAATTCGCATTATCTTTAAACCTTATAAAATTGTGTTAAATAACCCCTTGTGTGGACGCCTTATGGGTTCCATCACAAAACGGACTATTAAAGGTTTCCCCACAACCACAAATATAAACAGTTTCATTTTTTGTCGCGATAAAGTGATGGGGCGTTTTGTCTGTGACCTGATGGGCGCCATTACAGAGTCCAGTGCCACTTTTACCACAGGTACAAAACCAATATTCTTTCCCTGCTTCAAGATCGATTGCGTAGGGCATTTAAAACTCCTTATAATGTACGTATTCGTACCATTTTAACTAAAAAGATGATTTTTTGCTATGAGTCAATTTCTTCCTACACTTCGTGCCTTAGTGAGAACTTATCAAGCCTTTGATAACTTTTCTGAGCGCCATATAAAAAGCCTTGGTTTAACAACTGGACAATTTGATGTGATCGCAACCTTAGGTAATACAGCAGGCATGAGCTGTGGTGAGATTGGTGAAAAAACCTTAATGGTCAAGGGTACCTTAACGGGAGTGTTAGATCGCCTCGAGGTAAAGGGGATGATTGTGCGCGTGGAAAATCCAAAAGATAAGCGAAGCACCTTAATTAAGCTGACAGAGCTTGGTGAAAAAACTTTTAACACGACCTTTCAGCCGCATCTTGAGTATTTATCACAGGTCTTTGGTCAATTGTCCGATAAAGAGTTGCAGGAAATCGAGATACAACTCAACAAGCTGCAGCAACTGTTTTAGAATAACAAGCCGTTAACTTTCCCGGCTGGAAGGTCAGAGTTTTCAACTTCAACAACTGACGCTTTTGGGCCTTATTGTCCGTAACGGATACCCGCGGCTACGCCCTAATCAATCTTGAGAAGCTGATGCAGATCCTATTTCGCAGACCTGAGTTGGGCGAATCTGAACTCTGCCTCTTGCTTGACACACCATCGCTACTCGTATGGACGTCGAACTGGTGGTAACTGGATTTTCCCCATTGGAATCCAAGAAGATTCCCTACGGTGAGCCTTCGCGAAGGTCTGCCAACTTGGTTTGTACATTATGGTGAATAAATGTCCCCTCCATCTTGCCCGGTGGTGATAATCTGCCAATCAAATAAAAAAGCCCCGCTAGCAATGTTTCTAGCGGGGCTCGATTAACGTGTTAATTAGGACAATTTGGCTGCTTTTTGAATAGCGATGAATACACCGATTAAAAAGGGAATTCCCACGGCAGCCCAGGCGATGACACCGCCTAAGCCTAGTGAACCCCTAGCCGTGTCTTCAACGGCAACTTTTCCTGCTGTTTGCTCATGAGCTTTTGAGCGTTCTGCCTTTAATTCTTCTTCCGTCATGTGGTATTTAGGATCCACAGGACGAACCAGTAAATTACACACCATACCAGCTAATAGGAGTACAGCTAGGATATAGAGAGTACGGTCATAGACCAAGTTATGGGGAACCCCAGCATCAATTTGAGCCTGACGCAAACTGGCAATTAATGTAGGTCCCACAATTCCAGCCACGGACCAAGCGGTGAGTAAGCGACCATGGATAGCCCCCACCATTTGAGTGCCAAATAAATCCGCGAGGTAAGCTGGTACTGTAGAAAACCCTCCACCATACATGGATAAAACCACACATACTGCTACTATAAAGAGACCGGCACTGCCATGGTGACCCATGGAAGGCATGGCTATATAAAGAGCGATACCTAAAATAAAGAACACCGCATAGGTGGATTTACGACCTAAGAAGTCAGACATTGACGCCCAGAATAAACGACCTAAGCTGTTGAATAAGCTGATTAAACCAACCAAACCAGCGGCGGAGGCTGCAATAGCTGCTTTTTGCGCTGGTGAGACCGCATCAAATGAAATATCTAAGCCAAGTAAATGTGGACCAAATACATCCTGCAACATAGGACTTGCCATAGAAATGACCCCAATCCCTGCCGTCACATTTAAGCACAGAACCCCCCATACCAACCAAAACTGAGGTGTTTTCCAAGCTTTGTCTAAATGCACATGATTTTGGGTGATCATGTATTTTTTACCACCATCATCTTTGGGGGTCCAACCTAAGGGTTTCCATCCTGTTGGTGCAATTCTGAAACCAAAAGCACCCAAGGACATGATGATAAAGTAAAGAATACCCATGGTAATCAGAGTTAAACCCACGTTGTTAATGCCAGGGATGGCTGCGTAGTGTTTCATCAGGGCAACGGCCAGAGGAGCGCCAATCATGGCTCCACCACCATACCCCATAATTGCAAAACCCGTAGCTAAGCCACGGCGATCGGGGAACCACTTAATTAAGGTAGAAACGGGGCTAATGTAACCTAATCCTTGCCCTATCCCTCCAACAATGCCGCTTAGCCAAAGAAGCCAGAGTTGGTGGTTAATGACACCAATTCCACCTAAAACCAAGCCTCCACCCCAAGTTATGGCAGCAATAAAACCAGCTTTACGAGGACCAGCATGCTCCAACCATCCGCCCCAAATAAACGCAGCAATGCCTAATACCGCGATAAATAGTTCAAAAATGGGAGTTACCATGGGAATGGTCCAATTACAAGTGGTGGTAAACAACATGTCCCACGTACTTAGGTTTTTGCAGGCCAGAGCATCTGCGTTAGGTAATAGATTTACCATGGGTTTCCAAAATACGGAAAAACCATAGGACATACCAATACAAAGGTGAATTGCTAAGGCCGCTGGCGGTACAAGCCATCGGTTGAATTTAGGACCAGCAATGGTATTTTCTCTATTCAGAGCGCTCCAAGTCATCTTTTACCTCCAAATTACTATTTAATATTGCGTTATAAAATTTGTGACACCTGACTAAAGGTTAGTCGCGGACCACGGGGGTGGGTGGCTAAATGATCAGCGTAACCCAAATTTAATAAAAAGTTAGCTTTAAAGCGGCCGTCAGCAAAAAAAGTACTGTTCACTGCTTCAGCATTAAAACCTGACATAGGTCCCGCATCAAGACCAAGCGCTCTCGCAGCCATGATTAAATAGGCTCCTTGTAAGCTACTATTGCGAAAAGCGACCTGTTCAGCGAGTGTCGGGTTCTTGTCATAGAGTGCTTTGGCATCATAGGCTGGAAATAATTCAGGTAAATTGTCAAAAAATTTTGTGTCATAAGCCACAATCACTGTCACTGGTGCTGAGCGTACCTGAGCAACGTTTCCCGCCGAGAGGGCTGGAATCAGTTTTTCACGAGCCTTCTCTGAAGTAATAAAAACAAATCGGGCAGGGCATGAGTTAAAAGCTGTGGGCGCCCACTGTGTGAGACTAATGAGCTGTTCAAATATTCCCTCAGGTAAAGGGTCTGCTTTAAAAGCATGAGCTGTTCTAGCTGTGATAAACAGTTGATCTAGAGATTCTTTGGGTAGTTCAAAACTAGTCATTGTATGCTCCAAAATGAATCTAACTGATTACGTTACCTCACTTTTTTAACTGATTCAAGAGGATTTTCATGGACAAGGTCTGTTAATATAATAAAAACTTAAACTTTATGATAAAAACATATTGAGGAATGAATGACTTACGATCTGTATTATTGGACCACACCGAATGGCCACAAGGTCACCATGTTTCTAGAAGAAACAGGTTTAAACTACCAATTGGTTCCCGTTAACATCAGTATTGGAGATCAATTTAAGGCTGATTTTTTAAAAATTGCACCCAATAATCGTATTCCGGCTTTGGTGGATCATGCCCCTCAAGGCGGAGGAGAGCCGATTTCAATTTTTGAGTCCGGTGCTATTTTATGGTATCTGGGTGAAAAAACAGGTTACTTTTTAAGTAAAGATATTCGTCAGCGCACGGAAACCTTACAGTGGTTGTTCTGGCAAATGGGCGGCTTGGGTCCTATGGCGGGACAAAACCATCATTTTGTTCAATACGCCCCAGAAAGGATTCCCTATGCTATGACGCGCTATATCAATGAAACCAACCGCCTCTATGGGGTCCTTAACAAACGACTTGCTGATCGCCAATTTGTGGCGGGTAACGATTATACGATTGCTGATATGGCTATTTACCCTTGGATTGTGCCCCATGAGCGACAACAGCAAAACTTAGCCGATTTTCCTCATTTACAGCGTTGGTTTAAGGAGATTGCTGCGCGT from the Ferrovum sp. JA12 genome contains:
- a CDS encoding MarR family winged helix-turn-helix transcriptional regulator, with the protein product MSQFLPTLRALVRTYQAFDNFSERHIKSLGLTTGQFDVIATLGNTAGMSCGEIGEKTLMVKGTLTGVLDRLEVKGMIVRVENPKDKRSTLIKLTELGEKTFNTTFQPHLEYLSQVFGQLSDKELQEIEIQLNKLQQLF
- a CDS encoding glutathione binding-like protein; its protein translation is MTYDLYYWTTPNGHKVTMFLEETGLNYQLVPVNISIGDQFKADFLKIAPNNRIPALVDHAPQGGGEPISIFESGAILWYLGEKTGYFLSKDIRQRTETLQWLFWQMGGLGPMAGQNHHFVQYAPERIPYAMTRYINETNRLYGVLNKRLADRQFVAGNDYTIADMAIYPWIVPHERQQQNLADFPHLQRWFKEIAARPATVNAYARAKDINSAPTVTEESKKILFGQRAN
- a CDS encoding NAD(P)/FAD-dependent oxidoreductase — encoded protein: MQGNDEIVWDAVVVGAGAAGLFCAGQAGLRHKRVLLLDHARKIGEKIRISGGGFCNFTNRYSSAQHFLSSNPHFVKSALSRYRPSDFEDWLTQAGIAYHEKHRGQLFCDHSAQDIIDLLLQQCLNHSVALRFPVSVENCQFIKDQWHIKTTQGSVKSHALVWATGGLPVPKIGASDRALRFAQQWGQEVVTPRPALVPLSLTDQSESSFTQLSGLSVPVSIAAGRPEEHYGVARFNEDLLFTHRGLSGPAVLQASSYWRENELLEVSFLEEHHWQEMMESAGGKWVENVLAQYLPQRLAKHLTSLCQLEQRRFAELTRTERSSLKELLLHMIFHPKATLGWNKAEVMLGGVNTHQMDSKTMASTVIPQCYFIGECVDVTGHLGGHNFQWAWSSAYACAQSLK
- a CDS encoding OFA family MFS transporter, translated to MTWSALNRENTIAGPKFNRWLVPPAALAIHLCIGMSYGFSVFWKPMVNLLPNADALACKNLSTWDMLFTTTCNWTIPMVTPIFELFIAVLGIAAFIWGGWLEHAGPRKAGFIAAITWGGGLVLGGIGVINHQLWLLWLSGIVGGIGQGLGYISPVSTLIKWFPDRRGLATGFAIMGYGGGAMIGAPLAVALMKHYAAIPGINNVGLTLITMGILYFIIMSLGAFGFRIAPTGWKPLGWTPKDDGGKKYMITQNHVHLDKAWKTPQFWLVWGVLCLNVTAGIGVISMASPMLQDVFGPHLLGLDISFDAVSPAQKAAIAASAAGLVGLISLFNSLGRLFWASMSDFLGRKSTYAVFFILGIALYIAMPSMGHHGSAGLFIVAVCVVLSMYGGGFSTVPAYLADLFGTQMVGAIHGRLLTAWSVAGIVGPTLIASLRQAQIDAGVPHNLVYDRTLYILAVLLLAGMVCNLLVRPVDPKYHMTEEELKAERSKAHEQTAGKVAVEDTARGSLGLGGVIAWAAVGIPFLIGVFIAIQKAAKLS
- the gloA gene encoding lactoylglutathione lyase; the encoded protein is MRILHTMLRVGHLEQSIAFYRDVLGMQELRRRDYPEGKFTLVFMGYQPESEGAVIELTYNWDTHFYDLGNGYGHIALEVENAEETCNKVRARGGKVVREAGPMKHGSTVIAFVEDPDGYKIEFIERRSHLSD
- a CDS encoding malonic semialdehyde reductase, with the protein product MTSFELPKESLDQLFITARTAHAFKADPLPEGIFEQLISLTQWAPTAFNSCPARFVFITSEKAREKLIPALSAGNVAQVRSAPVTVIVAYDTKFFDNLPELFPAYDAKALYDKNPTLAEQVAFRNSSLQGAYLIMAARALGLDAGPMSGFNAEAVNSTFFADGRFKANFLLNLGYADHLATHPRGPRLTFSQVSQIL
- a CDS encoding CDGSH iron-sulfur domain-containing protein, with translation MPYAIDLEAGKEYWFCTCGKSGTGLCNGAHQVTDKTPHHFIATKNETVYICGCGETFNSPFCDGTHKASTQGVI